The following proteins come from a genomic window of Nicotiana tomentosiformis chromosome 12, ASM39032v3, whole genome shotgun sequence:
- the LOC138903290 gene encoding uncharacterized protein, with protein MDLEITRKRRKRAMYSQYRIKWGALTEAKAQELGVKMVTMGAWRSSGDTNAMWNTTVQCIREAAREVLGVSKGYSGGHKGDWWWNREVQEKVKTKKATYLKLVESVDEEEKRANGEHYKFAKKEAKLAVTETADFSRMYEELEG; from the coding sequence atggaccttgagatcacaaggaagaggaggaagagggcGATGTATAGCCAATATAGGATaaagtggggagccttgacggaAGCTAAAGCGCAGGAGTTAGGGGTCAAGATGGTGACTATgggggcttggaggagtagtggtgACACAAACGCTATGTGGAACACGACTGTGCAATGCATTAGGGAAGCCgcgagagaggtattaggggtctcaaagggttactctggGGGTCATaagggagactggtggtggaatagaGAGGTTCAAGAAAAAGTAAAAACCAAGAAAGCAACGTATCTGAAGCTAGTGGAAAGTgtagacgaggaggagaagagggcAAATGGGGAGCATTATAAGTTTGCTAAGAAAGAGGCAAAACTAGCAGTTACGGAGACTGCAGATTTTAGTCGTAtgtatgaggaactcgagggctga